The Ammospiza nelsoni isolate bAmmNel1 chromosome 27, bAmmNel1.pri, whole genome shotgun sequence genome contains a region encoding:
- the C2CD4C gene encoding C2 calcium-dependent domain-containing protein 4C, which yields MWLLERLRGVAENGGSRGAGTDESSRGSRYSNVLTPDKIPDFFIPPKLSAAPAEAEGSEAPAGAALGASVSEQDLAKRKAPRSPRPSGRSRSRTRGRHIIQIETAEDWTEGGTNVDPQAQTAMSLPYVPKAQTSYGFATLMESPHTRRKESLFHSEHSSLCPSPVTSPGAQRKAKLNGDSGRRTPADLGAALMHPGRYFSGGESDTCSSAESSPFGSPLLSRSVSLLKLFSQESQSKVIKLKHSVARNSSLSTDDSSADTSPSAQRRARSAPAGTQQPPTAVLPLELPAGRDRDREHSLRLSRGGSLRLAAEYDPSNARLRVRLVSAEDLYDALVDLRSINCCVSLCLNPGKLQKQRSTIVKNSRNPVFNEDFFFDGLGPGHARKMSLKLKVVNKGSSLKRDTLLGEKELPLTALLSCL from the coding sequence ATGTGGCTGCTGGAGCGGCTGCGCGGGGTGGCGGAGAACGGCGGCTCCCGGGGCGCGGGGACGGACGAGTCCTCGCGGGGATCCCGCTACAGCAACGTCCTCACCCCCGACAAGATCCCCGACTTCTTCATCCCGCCCAAGCTGAGCGCGGCTCCCGCCGAGGCCGAGGGCTCCGAGGCGCCCGCGGGGGCCGCTCTGGGCGCCTCGGTGTCGGAGCAGGACCTGGCCAAGCGCAAAGCCCCGCGCAGCCCGCGCCCGTCCGGCCGCTCCCGGTCCCGCACCCGCGGGCGGCACATCATCCAGATCGAGACCGCCGAGGACTGGACCGAGGGCGGCACCAACGTGGACCCGCAGGCACAGACGGCCATGTCGCTGCCCTACGTGCCCAAGGCTCAGACCTCGTACGGCTTCGCCACGCTGATGGAGAGCCCGCACACCCGGCGCAAGGAGTCCCTGTTCCACAGcgagcacagcagcctgtgccccTCGCCCGTCACCTCGCCCGGCGCCCAGCGCAAAGCCAAGCTCAACGGCGACAGCGGCCGCCGGACACCGGCGGATCTCGGCGCCGCCCTGATGCACCCGGGCCGGTATTTCAGCGGCGGAGAGAGCGACACGTGCTCCTCGGCCGAGTCCTCACCCTTCGGCTCGCCGCTGCTGTCGCGCTCCGTGTCCCTGCTGAAGCTCTTCAGCCAGGAGAGCCAGTCCAAGGTGATCAAGCTGAAGCACTCGGTGGCCCGCAACAGCTCGCTGAGCACCGACGACAGCTCCGCCGACACCAGCCCCAGCGCCCAGCGCCGCGCCCGGAGCGCCCCGGCCGGGACGCAGCAGCCGCCGACCGCCgtgctgcccctggagctgcccgcgggccgggaccgggaccgggagcACAGCCTGCGGCTGAGCCGGGGCGGGAGCCTCCGCCTGGCCGCTGAGTACGACCCCTCCAATGCCCGGCTGCGAGTGCGCCTCGTGTCCGCCGAGGACCTCTACGATGCCCTGGTCGACCTGCGCAGCATCAACTGCTGCGTCTCGCTGTGCCTCAACCCCGGCAAGCTGCAGAAGCAGCGCAGCACCATCGTCAAGAACAGCCGCAACCCCGTCTTCAACGAGGACTTCTTCTTCGATGGGCTGGGCCCCGGGCACGCCAGGAAGATGTCCCTGAAGCTCAAGGTGGTCAACAAGGGCAGCAGCCTTAAGCGGGACACGCTGCTgggggagaaggagctgccgCTCACcgccctgctctcctgcctgtaG
- the SHC2 gene encoding SHC-transforming protein 2 produces MLPEPKYDRFRDEPLTAPMPSPAPAPCPAAGEEPEHGTTFCALLPRMPQWKFPGSSGFLGRGPAGASRDAPAAAAEPPSGLAAVLGACEPLCAAPCALPGGGGGRARGAAGRARGAAAAPAPAPAGARPGGDEWSRKGSFIRKPAQGWLHPDERVLGPGVSYIVRYMGCIEVLRSMRSLDFNTRTQVTREAINRLYEAVPGVKGIWKKKAPNKALFSILGKSNLHFAGMSIAVNISVDGLNLMIPTTRQIIANHHMQSISFASGGDMDTTDYVAYVAKDPINQRACHILECCEGLAQSVISTVGQAFELRFKQYLHSPPKVVVPPERALAAEESAWGEDEEGAAEHDYYNSIPGKEPPPGGLVDSRLRHIRAQPSSSIPSSQGGSAARRDPSSHLGPPWDVESQGQPCDGYLQADSHTLGPREYEEHMYVNTQSLDTWEPELAAHGAAEESPKKDLFDMRPFEDALKLHECIAGGASSPPIEDQWPSPPTRKAPIAPTEEQLRKEPWYHGRMSRRDAERLLQMDGDFLVRDSLTNPGQYVLTGMHSGQPKHLLLVDPEGVVRTKDVLFESISHLISHHRQNEQPIVAAESELHLRQVVQRKQ; encoded by the exons ATGCTCCCGGAGCCCAAGTATGATCGCTTCCGCGACGAGCCGCTGACCGCCCCCATGCCGTCGCCGGCCCCCGCTCCGTGCCCCGCGGCGGGCGAGGAGCCCGAGCACGGCACCACCTTCTGCGCGCTGCTGCCGCGGATGCCGCAGTGGAAGTTCCCCGGCTCCAGCGGCTTCCtcggccgcggccccgccggtGCCTCCCGGGACGCCCCCGCCGCGGCGGCGGAGCCTCCCTCGGGGCTGGCCGCCGTGCTGGGCGCCTGCGAGCCGCTCTGCGCCGCGCCCTGCGCGCTaccgggcggcggcggcgggagggcgcggggagcggcggggcgggcgcggggcgcggcggcggcaccggcaccggcaccggcgggggcccggcccggcggggatGAGTGGAGCCGCAAGGGCAGCTTCATCCGCAAACCGGCGCAGGGCTGGCTGCACCCCGACGAGAGGGTGCTGGGGCCCGGCGTCTCCTACATTGTCCGG TACATGGGGTGCATTGAGGTGCTGCGCTCCATGAGGTCCCTGGACTTCAACACGCGGACACAGGTCACCAG GGAAGCCATCAACAGACTGTACGAGGCGGTGCCGGGTGTGAAGGGCATCTGGAAGAAGAAG GCTCCCAACAAAGCCCTGTTCTCCATCCTGGGCAAGAGCAACCTGCACTTCGCCGGCATGAGCATCGCTGTCAACATCTCCGTGGATGGGCTGAACCTCATGATCCCCACCACGCGCCAG ATCATCGCCAACCACCACATGCAGTCCATCTCCTTCGCCTCCGGTGGGGACATG GATACCACGGATTACGTCGCCTACGTGGCCAAGGACCCCATCAACCAGAGAG cctgccaCATCCTGGAGTGCTGCGAGGGGCTGGCGCAGAGTGTCATCAGCACGGTGGGCCAGGCCTTCGAGCTGCGCTTCAAGCAGTACCTGCACAGCCCCCCCAAGGTGGTGGTACCCCCAGAGAG ggcgCTGGCTGCAGAGGAGTCAGCCTGGggcgaggatgaggagggggcAGCAGAGCACGATTACTACAACAGCATCCCGGGGAAGGAGCCGCCTCCAGGGGGCCTGGTGGACTCCCGGCTCCGCCACATCCGCGCTCAACCTTCCAGCTCCATTCCCTCCAGCCAG GGTGGGTCAGCAGCCAGACGAGACCCGAGCAGCCACCTGGGGCCACCCTGGGACGTGGAGAGCCAGG GCCAGCCCTGCGATGGGTACCTGCAGGCTGACAGCCACACCCTGGGGCCACGGGAGTACGAGGAGCACATGTACGTGAACACGCAGAGCCTGGACACCTGGGAGCCCGAGCTGGCGGCTCAtggggcagcagaggagagccCCAAAAAGGATCTGTTTGACATGA GGCCCTTCGAGGATGCCCTGAAGCTCCACGAGTGCATTGCAGGGGGTGCCAGCAGCCCCCCCATCGAGGACCAGTGGCCGAGCCCCCCCACAAGGAAAGCCCCCATCGCCCCCACGGAGGAGCAGCTGCGGAAGGAGCCCTGGTACCACGGGAGGATGAGCAGGAGGGATgctgagaggctgctgcagatggaCGGGGATTTCCTGGTGCGGGACAGCCTCACCAACCCCGGGCAGTACGTGCTGACAGGAATGCACAGCGGGCAGCCCAAGCACCTCCTGCTGGTGGATCCTGAGGGAGTG gtgaggacCAAGGACGTGCTGTTTGAGAGCATCAGCCACCTCATCAGCCACCACCGGCAGAACGAGCAGCCCATCGTGGCAGCCGAGAGCGAGCTGCACCTGCGCCAGGTTGTGCAGAGGAAGCAGTGA